A section of the Flavobacterium sp. CG_23.5 genome encodes:
- a CDS encoding exopolysaccharide biosynthesis polyprenyl glycosylphosphotransferase: MLSIDKMHFEISERKMILRLFDVLGVLTALFIVGYFFNFDYFSSITTNLYWTLVLAIYLSLFGTIFEMYNLQVASNQFQVSRSSLLTATTTVSIYLLTPVFTPELPSKRIQIFLFYLVVFLSLFFWRMIYVKFLASNRFLQNALLICDQEQVEELILGLENIDPHYKIIAFVSADAAQENMTDYQYVQQIKRDDLFSFVKENSISEIVIASQKTEGITTELYQQLLQLLETGNIIREYTQVYESKTQRIPVHYMSKDFYRYFPFSRSNNNKLYLLVVRLFEIGISILGLTVGLILFPIIVLGNAIGNRGKLFYTQERVGRDGIVFEILKFRTMISNAETNGAVFTTVNDSRITGFGKFLRKTRIDEFPQFINILKGDMAVIGPRPERPFFVKEIAEVMPFYETRHIIKPGLTGWAQVNYSYGDTISDSLIKLQYDLYYIKHRSIFLDLSIAFKTITTVLFYRGQ, encoded by the coding sequence ATGTTATCAATAGACAAAATGCATTTTGAAATATCAGAAAGGAAGATGATTCTTCGTCTTTTTGATGTTTTAGGTGTCTTGACAGCGTTGTTTATAGTAGGCTATTTTTTTAATTTTGACTATTTCAGCAGTATCACAACCAATCTTTATTGGACTTTAGTTTTAGCGATTTACCTCAGTCTTTTTGGCACTATATTCGAAATGTATAACCTTCAAGTGGCCAGTAATCAATTTCAAGTATCCAGAAGTTCTCTTCTTACTGCCACAACCACGGTTTCCATCTATTTGCTTACCCCTGTTTTTACTCCTGAATTGCCTTCCAAAAGAATACAAATTTTCTTGTTTTATTTAGTTGTCTTTTTGTCGTTATTTTTTTGGCGTATGATTTATGTGAAGTTTCTAGCCTCTAATAGGTTTCTTCAAAATGCCTTATTAATATGTGATCAGGAGCAGGTGGAAGAGTTGATTTTAGGATTGGAAAACATAGACCCACATTATAAAATCATTGCGTTCGTTAGTGCCGATGCTGCCCAAGAGAATATGACGGACTACCAATATGTACAACAAATTAAGAGAGACGATTTGTTTTCATTTGTCAAAGAAAATTCGATTTCTGAAATTGTGATTGCGTCCCAAAAAACAGAAGGGATCACTACTGAATTGTACCAACAATTACTTCAATTATTAGAGACCGGAAATATTATTAGGGAGTATACTCAAGTGTACGAAAGCAAGACACAACGTATTCCGGTGCATTATATGTCGAAAGATTTTTACCGCTATTTTCCTTTTAGCAGAAGCAATAACAATAAACTATATTTATTAGTGGTGCGACTTTTTGAAATAGGTATTTCCATACTTGGATTGACTGTTGGCCTGATTTTGTTTCCAATAATAGTACTAGGTAATGCGATAGGAAACAGAGGGAAGTTGTTTTATACCCAAGAAAGAGTTGGTCGAGATGGGATTGTGTTTGAAATTTTAAAATTCCGTACGATGATCAGTAATGCCGAAACTAACGGAGCGGTTTTTACCACTGTCAATGATTCAAGGATAACTGGTTTTGGAAAATTCTTACGGAAAACCAGGATAGATGAATTTCCCCAATTTATCAATATTCTTAAAGGCGATATGGCCGTTATAGGTCCGCGTCCCGAACGTCCTTTTTTTGTTAAGGAAATAGCTGAAGTAATGCCTTTTTATGAAACCAGACATATTATAAAACCAGGTCTTACCGGTTGGGCACAAGTAAATTATTCCTACGGCGATACCATTAGCGATAGTTTAATTAAGTTGCAATACGACCTTTATTACATTAAACATAGGAGTATTTTCTTGGATTTGAGTATTGCTTTTAAGACCATTACGACGGTATTGTTTTATAGAGGACAGTAG